One Rubinisphaera margarita DNA window includes the following coding sequences:
- a CDS encoding PQQ-binding-like beta-propeller repeat protein, with amino-acid sequence MKTPRIAVSLLGLLCVATSLTAADNWTAFQNRQQVQIDASWNWSTAPKTTWTIELTGYGQSSPVVWNDRVFVTTVDGPNKENCLTTAYALKDGQQLWQQSLANPTPAESTFYISKAAPTPVVDDNQVVVFFEGGLVASYSHEGNLQWQKDLVAEYGAIDARHGLSSSLEQNAENVFIWVEGQTEPYILALNKSSGDVAWKSAGLGVTSWASPRLMKVAGEDQLLLSGIGKIAGYDPATGKQLWELTGISGNSTPTPFPLKDGRFLIGATTGQGDGDEGRAADSNGVIAITKQDDGSWAADFVWRAKKATSSFGTPVANESTTFFVNKTGILFGLDVNSGEQQIAERTAGSVWATPLLTENHLLLFGKSGTLEVFKLGEKPELVQTVELISKPEAEPAAEGEAPNRFAGPTLYAAIAVDDKILVRTGNKLTCLESAK; translated from the coding sequence ATGAAAACTCCGCGAATTGCCGTCTCTCTACTCGGCCTGCTCTGTGTCGCCACTTCTCTTACCGCCGCTGACAACTGGACCGCATTTCAGAATCGTCAGCAGGTTCAAATCGACGCAAGCTGGAACTGGTCAACCGCACCGAAGACCACCTGGACGATCGAACTGACAGGCTACGGCCAGTCGAGTCCAGTCGTCTGGAACGATCGTGTCTTTGTCACGACTGTCGATGGTCCGAACAAAGAGAACTGCCTGACCACCGCCTATGCCCTGAAAGACGGTCAACAGCTGTGGCAGCAGTCGCTGGCCAATCCGACGCCGGCAGAATCGACCTTCTACATCAGCAAGGCCGCCCCGACTCCCGTTGTCGATGACAACCAAGTCGTTGTCTTCTTCGAAGGCGGACTCGTCGCCAGTTATTCGCACGAGGGAAACCTGCAGTGGCAGAAGGACCTTGTTGCCGAATACGGTGCCATCGATGCCCGTCACGGACTCAGTTCCTCGCTCGAACAGAACGCCGAGAACGTTTTCATCTGGGTGGAGGGACAGACCGAGCCCTACATTCTGGCACTCAACAAGAGTTCCGGGGATGTGGCCTGGAAATCGGCTGGCCTCGGCGTGACCAGCTGGGCGAGTCCACGACTGATGAAGGTTGCCGGCGAAGATCAACTGCTGCTGAGCGGAATCGGAAAGATCGCCGGCTACGATCCGGCGACCGGAAAACAACTGTGGGAGTTAACCGGCATTTCCGGCAACTCAACGCCGACGCCCTTCCCGTTGAAGGACGGCCGCTTCCTTATCGGAGCAACGACCGGACAGGGAGACGGCGATGAAGGCCGTGCGGCGGACTCGAACGGCGTCATCGCCATCACGAAGCAGGACGACGGCAGCTGGGCTGCGGATTTCGTCTGGCGGGCGAAGAAAGCGACCAGCTCTTTCGGCACCCCGGTCGCCAATGAGTCGACGACCTTCTTCGTGAACAAGACCGGCATTCTCTTCGGTCTCGATGTCAACTCGGGTGAACAGCAGATTGCCGAGCGAACCGCCGGCAGCGTCTGGGCAACGCCGCTGCTGACAGAGAATCATCTGCTGCTCTTCGGCAAGTCGGGCACGCTGGAAGTCTTCAAGCTGGGCGAGAAGCCGGAACTCGTGCAGACGGTCGAGCTGATCAGCAAACCGGAAGCCGAGCCAGCAGCCGAAGGCGAAGCCCCGAACCGCTTCGCCGGCCCCACGCTCTACGCCGCGATCGCCGTCGATGACAAAATTCTCGTCCGCACCGGCAACAAACTGACCTGCCTCGAATCGGCCAAGTAA